One Pseudodesulfovibrio cashew DNA window includes the following coding sequences:
- a CDS encoding cyclase family protein: MRVIDLTHAMHTGMPVFPGDEPVNMRRTRFVSRDGYAVTGITATTHAGTHVDMPAHLFADGAGLDDFGPDRFVGQGTVVNCTGVERIKAGSLAWLESVQDLDFVLLRTGWDQYWKTEHYFEGYPILEEEACRYLCGLGLKGVGLDTPSPDPLDGSGLPAHRMLMEHDLVIAENLCHLDLLPPEGFLFSCLPLRIREGDGSPVRAVGLIL; encoded by the coding sequence ATGCGCGTCATCGACCTGACCCACGCCATGCACACGGGCATGCCGGTCTTTCCCGGCGACGAGCCGGTGAACATGCGCCGGACCCGTTTCGTGAGCCGGGACGGTTACGCCGTGACCGGCATCACGGCCACCACCCACGCGGGCACCCACGTGGACATGCCCGCCCATCTGTTTGCGGACGGGGCCGGGCTGGACGACTTTGGCCCCGATCGCTTCGTGGGCCAGGGGACTGTTGTGAATTGCACTGGAGTCGAGCGTATCAAGGCGGGCTCGCTGGCCTGGCTGGAGTCGGTCCAGGATCTTGACTTCGTTCTGCTGCGCACGGGCTGGGACCAGTACTGGAAGACCGAACACTATTTCGAGGGCTATCCTATCCTGGAGGAGGAAGCTTGTCGGTATCTGTGCGGGCTCGGCCTCAAGGGCGTGGGGCTGGACACCCCGTCGCCGGACCCTTTGGACGGCTCCGGCCTGCCCGCCCACAGAATGCTTATGGAGCACGATCTGGTCATCGCGGAAAATCTCTGTCATCTAGACCTGTTGCCGCCGGAAGGATTTCTCTTCAGTTGCCTGCCGCTCAGGATTCGGGAGGGCGACGGAAGCCCGGTCCGGGCGGTGGGGCTGATCCTGTGA
- a CDS encoding FecR domain-containing protein, which produces MPDAANQIGIVTIAHGTATAEGPEGIRTLNAESPVYADDVIKTVGHGSAVEIELRDGAMLSQGPDSSIVLDSYVYDPDQSMGEMTVKIIQGTLRSVTGEIVDMNPEGFRIESPLATIGIRGTTTGHVVPADGSPEQHVCVDFVDRAVVVSQDGGLRVITQDGMGVTATLAGLGEVAPAPADVLSNLDQLSSASMEQGAPTYDEAPSQEEDNDRHQDDGQQDAVAGEAQAETGEGETGQGEAPAQPMSLQPAGEETGGQVLPPPPATPMMAAMEQAAPVPVAPETGSGPELGASTSRTTLEETTGNTTPTQTSLDLSNETDNLTVDISTSPAYWEVTGNSASRTYVGDSIVTVTGSATGENTITGNNSDNLLKGGAGADSISGGLGDDTIFGNGGGDDLDGGTDNDTVSYSTLSAGVDLDLDAGTADYTISSTNYSDTLAGFENAAGSDYNDTLFGTTGDNVLWGNDGNDLLWGGGSGDDTLYGGAGDDTLKFHEDLTGVIDGGDDTDTFVVWTSSGNYDLTGLTSVTNVEAILFDTTNSSVTFQATDFDIFDGTTAFDVNTSGASSNDTLSIEASSANGETETIDLSAMTFGANWTAGSDKVILTGSLGNDVLTGSTENDSISGGVGNDLIKGNSGDDTLDGGVGTDTLSYQDATGGVTADLDGTVSDDGYGDTDSFSNFETFIGSENADVITTSDTATTNMTIQTKGGNDLINYVGNANNMAVTIDSGYGDDKLSLTADVEAGSSFEGCAGTDTLDASGNNTVDATELSVSSVEVLNVGGSTTTLQLSSGTISGQSWSTTVASGCTLEVLGSTSADSVNLAAISFASLAGSVSISTDTGNDSVAMGGNMSSSITVNGSTGDDTLSFTDTGLGTDELDNVSNVEHFVLGDAETSVTAVNALVSGGTTAYVDASAITSTHSFTWDGSGELDGSYHFSAGEGINDITGGIGNDTFSLSSDVAATSSFDGGAGTNQLSVDATISLEATATLSNLQELTLAEDVTLTVDWGKESFLSGLDDIYGHSGGGDETLSIVDSGTDNSLNLSSTPTFSDWSGNDAISVEGLDGNDTIVLWNQATTADGGDGNDNIFGGDGNDTLLGGLGDDYLRGENGTDSLTGGDGADTFHYQSTSECGDAISDFTHAEDVLQFTDTNFASLGTGTLNAANFAEVNDSAYLSDGQTGLSTNSEHFVYYNDGSTFALYYDADGSDGANHTLVATFDSDVSLTEADINLA; this is translated from the coding sequence ATGCCTGATGCAGCAAATCAGATAGGAATCGTAACCATAGCTCACGGAACGGCCACGGCCGAAGGGCCCGAAGGCATCCGCACCCTGAACGCGGAGAGCCCGGTCTACGCGGACGATGTCATCAAGACTGTGGGGCACGGCTCGGCGGTGGAAATCGAGTTGCGGGACGGCGCCATGCTCTCCCAGGGTCCGGATTCCTCCATCGTGCTCGACTCCTATGTCTACGACCCGGATCAATCCATGGGAGAGATGACGGTCAAGATCATCCAGGGCACCCTGCGCTCGGTCACCGGCGAAATCGTGGACATGAATCCCGAAGGCTTCCGCATCGAATCTCCCCTGGCCACCATCGGCATCCGGGGCACCACCACGGGTCACGTGGTTCCCGCCGACGGGAGCCCGGAACAACACGTCTGCGTGGACTTCGTGGATAGGGCCGTTGTCGTTTCCCAGGACGGCGGACTGCGGGTCATCACCCAGGACGGCATGGGCGTAACCGCCACCCTCGCGGGACTGGGTGAAGTCGCTCCGGCCCCGGCCGATGTCCTCTCCAATCTTGATCAACTTTCCTCGGCCTCCATGGAACAGGGCGCGCCCACCTATGACGAAGCCCCAAGCCAGGAGGAAGACAATGACCGGCACCAGGACGACGGCCAGCAGGACGCTGTTGCTGGCGAAGCCCAGGCGGAAACCGGCGAGGGAGAAACGGGCCAGGGAGAAGCTCCTGCGCAACCGATGAGCCTCCAGCCCGCAGGCGAGGAGACCGGCGGCCAGGTCCTGCCGCCGCCACCGGCCACGCCGATGATGGCTGCCATGGAGCAGGCCGCACCGGTCCCGGTGGCCCCGGAGACAGGCAGCGGTCCCGAGCTGGGCGCCTCCACCAGCAGGACAACTCTTGAAGAGACCACCGGCAACACAACGCCGACCCAGACCTCGTTGGATCTGAGCAACGAGACCGACAACCTGACAGTGGACATCTCCACCTCTCCGGCCTACTGGGAGGTCACGGGCAACTCCGCCAGCCGCACCTATGTCGGCGACAGCATCGTTACGGTGACCGGCTCGGCCACCGGCGAGAACACCATCACCGGCAATAATTCGGACAACCTGCTCAAGGGTGGCGCCGGTGCCGACTCCATTTCCGGCGGCCTGGGTGACGACACCATTTTCGGCAACGGCGGCGGGGACGACCTCGACGGCGGTACGGATAACGACACGGTCTCCTACTCCACCCTCTCTGCCGGCGTGGACCTCGACCTCGACGCAGGCACGGCGGACTATACCATTTCCTCAACGAACTACTCGGACACCCTGGCCGGATTCGAGAACGCGGCGGGCTCCGACTACAATGACACTCTCTTCGGCACCACGGGCGATAACGTGCTCTGGGGCAACGACGGCAACGACCTCCTCTGGGGCGGCGGCAGCGGCGACGACACCCTGTACGGCGGCGCGGGCGACGATACGCTCAAATTTCATGAGGACCTGACCGGCGTCATTGACGGCGGCGACGACACCGACACCTTCGTGGTGTGGACCTCTTCCGGCAACTACGACCTCACCGGACTGACCTCGGTCACCAATGTGGAAGCGATCCTGTTCGATACGACCAACAGCAGCGTCACCTTCCAGGCCACGGACTTCGACATTTTCGACGGAACCACCGCCTTTGACGTGAACACGTCCGGCGCGTCCTCCAACGACACCCTGTCCATCGAGGCCTCCAGCGCCAACGGCGAAACCGAGACCATCGACCTCTCGGCCATGACCTTCGGCGCCAACTGGACCGCTGGTTCGGACAAGGTGATACTGACCGGAAGCCTGGGCAACGACGTCCTCACCGGCTCGACGGAAAACGACTCCATCTCGGGCGGCGTGGGAAATGATCTGATCAAGGGCAATTCGGGCGACGACACCCTGGACGGCGGCGTGGGCACCGACACCCTCTCCTACCAGGACGCCACCGGAGGAGTCACCGCAGACCTGGACGGCACGGTCTCCGATGACGGCTACGGCGACACGGACAGCTTTTCCAACTTCGAGACCTTCATCGGATCGGAAAACGCGGACGTGATCACCACCAGCGACACGGCCACCACGAACATGACGATCCAGACCAAGGGCGGCAACGACCTGATCAACTACGTGGGCAACGCCAACAACATGGCCGTGACCATCGACTCAGGCTACGGCGACGACAAACTCTCCCTGACCGCCGATGTGGAAGCGGGCTCCTCCTTCGAGGGCTGCGCTGGCACCGACACTCTGGACGCCTCCGGCAACAACACCGTGGACGCCACGGAGCTCAGTGTCTCCAGCGTGGAAGTGCTGAACGTGGGCGGCTCCACAACGACCCTCCAGTTGAGCTCCGGCACCATCAGCGGGCAATCCTGGAGCACCACCGTGGCCTCCGGCTGCACCCTGGAAGTGCTCGGCTCCACCAGCGCGGACTCCGTCAATCTGGCGGCCATCAGTTTTGCCTCACTGGCGGGTTCCGTCTCCATTTCGACGGACACAGGCAATGACAGCGTGGCCATGGGCGGCAACATGTCCTCGTCCATCACGGTGAACGGCAGCACGGGCGACGACACGCTCTCGTTCACGGACACCGGCCTGGGCACGGACGAACTGGACAACGTAAGCAACGTGGAGCATTTCGTCCTTGGTGACGCGGAGACCTCCGTCACTGCGGTCAACGCGCTCGTCAGCGGCGGGACCACGGCCTATGTGGACGCCTCGGCCATCACCTCCACCCACTCTTTCACCTGGGACGGTTCGGGCGAACTGGACGGCAGCTATCACTTCTCGGCGGGTGAGGGCATCAATGACATCACCGGAGGCATAGGGAACGACACCTTCTCCCTTTCATCGGATGTGGCGGCCACCTCCTCCTTTGACGGCGGAGCCGGAACCAACCAGCTCTCCGTCGATGCGACCATTTCCCTGGAGGCCACGGCCACCCTTTCCAATCTCCAGGAGTTGACTCTGGCCGAAGACGTGACACTGACCGTGGACTGGGGCAAGGAATCCTTCCTCTCCGGCCTGGACGACATCTACGGGCACAGCGGCGGGGGCGACGAAACCCTTTCCATCGTGGATTCGGGCACTGACAACTCCCTGAATCTTTCCTCCACCCCCACGTTCAGCGACTGGTCCGGCAACGACGCCATCTCCGTTGAAGGTCTTGACGGCAACGACACCATCGTTCTCTGGAATCAGGCCACCACGGCGGACGGCGGCGACGGCAACGACAACATCTTCGGTGGCGACGGCAACGACACGCTCCTCGGCGGCCTCGGAGACGACTACCTGCGCGGCGAAAACGGAACCGACTCCCTGACCGGCGGCGACGGCGCGGACACCTTCCACTACCAGTCCACCTCGGAATGCGGTGACGCCATCTCCGACTTCACGCACGCCGAAGATGTGCTCCAGTTCACCGACACCAACTTTGCTTCGCTGGGGACGGGCACCCTGAATGCGGCCAACTTCGCCGAGGTCAACGACTCGGCCTACCTGTCCGATGGACAGACCGGGCTCTCCACCAACAGCGAGCATTTCGTCTACTACAACGACGGCTCCACCTTTGCGCTCTACTACGACGCGGACGGATCGGACGGCGCGAACCACACCCTCGTGGCCACCTTCGACTCCGACGTCTCCCTGACCGAGGCGGACATCAATCTGGCCTAG
- a CDS encoding terminase large subunit domain-containing protein: MNELYTPRKHQAEIEARLARFSVLVCHRRFGKTALSINRLIRAARETHRPDWRGAYIAPLYKQAKTVVWDELKKYCGLGRDDCTVKFHETELRADFENGARIRLFGAENPDSLRGIYLDGVIFDEVAQMPHKVWSQVIRPALSDRRGWAVFIGTPQGKNALYKLWEEGRRDPDWFTAMYRASETGIIEAEELAAAGREMSPEEFEQEFECSFTAAIRGAYFGNLMGEAEKAGRITDVAPDPSLPVHTAWDLGMSDSTSIWFVQARPGGTFAVIDYYEACGEGLDHYAKVLDEKGYKYGAHIAPHDIRVRELGTGKSRLEIARGLGIRFDIAPNIPVQDGINAVRSILPSCWFDATQCGPGIESLRHYRRAFNERMNDFGSRPVHDWTSHAVDAFRYFAVGFRRPGGPRPMKSVNDYDPFGRRHERR, encoded by the coding sequence ATGAACGAACTCTATACCCCGAGAAAACATCAGGCCGAAATCGAGGCCCGGCTGGCCCGGTTTTCGGTCCTGGTTTGCCATAGGCGGTTCGGAAAAACCGCCCTGTCCATCAACCGGCTGATCAGAGCGGCCAGGGAAACCCATCGCCCGGACTGGCGCGGGGCCTACATCGCCCCGCTGTACAAGCAGGCCAAGACCGTGGTCTGGGATGAGCTAAAGAAATACTGCGGCCTGGGCCGTGACGACTGCACCGTCAAATTCCACGAGACCGAGCTGCGCGCCGACTTCGAGAACGGGGCGCGCATCCGCCTCTTCGGAGCCGAAAACCCGGACTCCCTGCGCGGCATCTACCTGGACGGCGTCATCTTCGACGAGGTCGCCCAGATGCCGCACAAGGTCTGGTCGCAGGTCATCCGGCCCGCCCTGTCCGACCGCAGGGGCTGGGCCGTATTCATCGGCACGCCCCAGGGCAAGAACGCCCTGTACAAGCTGTGGGAGGAGGGCAGGCGCGACCCGGACTGGTTCACTGCCATGTACCGCGCCTCGGAGACCGGCATCATCGAAGCAGAGGAGCTGGCCGCAGCCGGGCGGGAGATGTCGCCCGAGGAGTTCGAGCAGGAGTTCGAGTGCTCGTTCACGGCGGCCATTCGCGGGGCCTACTTCGGCAACCTCATGGGCGAGGCGGAAAAGGCGGGGCGAATCACGGACGTGGCCCCCGACCCGTCCCTGCCCGTCCACACGGCCTGGGACCTGGGCATGTCCGACTCCACCTCCATCTGGTTCGTCCAGGCCAGGCCGGGCGGAACCTTCGCGGTGATCGACTACTACGAAGCCTGCGGCGAGGGATTGGACCACTACGCCAAGGTGCTGGACGAAAAGGGCTACAAGTACGGCGCCCACATCGCGCCCCACGATATCCGGGTGCGCGAACTGGGCACGGGCAAATCGCGCCTGGAGATCGCACGCGGGCTGGGCATCCGCTTCGACATCGCGCCCAACATCCCGGTGCAGGACGGCATCAACGCGGTCCGCTCCATCCTGCCTTCCTGCTGGTTCGACGCAACACAATGCGGACCGGGCATCGAGTCCCTCCGCCACTACCGCCGCGCCTTCAACGAGCGGATGAACGACTTCGGCTCCCGGCCCGTACACGACTGGACCAGCCACGCAGTGGACGCCTTCCGCTATTTTGCCGTGGGCTTCCGGAGGCCGGGCGGCCCCAGGCCCATGAAATCCGTCAACGACTACGATCCGTTCGGGAGGCGTCATGAGCGTCGATGA
- a CDS encoding tetratricopeptide repeat protein has product MRHAVRVIVLIVLLACAGCFGASRTPMADRGLSRDELVTQKHEAEAAENLDKAMQLLHNGEFLDPDAAMDYLNLAVELDPTLVTARYQRAMLYLERNRQEEALADVQEVLKIRPDHLRSRFTVGYIYFMQGRYADAVQAFNKVLDKDGNISEAFNLRGSCYVKLGRYEDAISDFTQTIARSPAHRDAYYNRGMANMHLGYSLRALHDLTQALSLDSENADTYLARAGVYMKLDRRDQAMDDFDRAIELQPENTLLYAVVAEAHASLGEFGEALKSARRGLALAQAKGDAQAVGVYEGLISGYSAKSSQ; this is encoded by the coding sequence ATGCGACATGCCGTCCGTGTTATCGTTTTAATCGTTCTTCTTGCCTGCGCCGGTTGTTTCGGGGCCTCGCGCACGCCCATGGCGGACCGGGGACTTTCCAGGGATGAGCTGGTCACCCAGAAGCACGAGGCCGAGGCTGCCGAGAATCTCGACAAGGCCATGCAGCTCCTCCATAACGGTGAGTTCCTGGACCCGGATGCGGCCATGGACTATCTGAATCTTGCCGTGGAGCTGGACCCCACGCTGGTCACGGCGCGCTACCAGCGAGCCATGCTCTACCTGGAGCGGAACCGCCAGGAAGAGGCCCTGGCCGACGTCCAGGAAGTGCTCAAGATCAGGCCCGATCACCTCCGGAGCCGGTTCACCGTCGGCTACATCTATTTCATGCAGGGGCGATACGCCGACGCGGTCCAGGCCTTCAACAAGGTGCTGGACAAGGATGGAAACATCTCCGAGGCGTTCAACCTGCGCGGTTCCTGCTACGTCAAGCTGGGGCGCTACGAGGACGCCATCAGCGACTTCACCCAGACCATTGCCCGGAGCCCGGCCCATCGGGACGCCTATTACAACCGGGGCATGGCCAACATGCACCTTGGCTACAGCCTGCGCGCCCTGCACGACCTGACCCAGGCCCTGAGCCTGGATTCGGAGAATGCGGACACCTATCTGGCTCGCGCCGGGGTCTATATGAAGCTCGACCGCCGTGATCAGGCCATGGACGACTTCGACCGGGCCATCGAGTTGCAGCCGGAAAACACCCTGCTGTACGCCGTGGTTGCCGAAGCGCACGCCTCCCTGGGCGAGTTCGGCGAGGCTCTGAAGAGCGCCCGCCGGGGGCTCGCCCTGGCTCAGGCCAAGGGCGACGCTCAGGCCGTGGGCGTCTACGAGGGGCTGATCTCCGGCTACTCGGCCAAGTCCTCCCAGTAG
- a CDS encoding tRNA dihydrouridine synthase produces the protein MPNAEKNRLADLLTRPLSIAGRPVANRLWLAPMAGLTHVAYREVLEEYGGCGLLFTEMCSAKGVPTENRNVSPVFRWRDEELHRLVCQVVGADPGELLPAVRRVEDEGFFGVDINMGCSAPGIVKRNSGAALLRDPGAALAAVEAVRREVSIPLFVKFRTGWTRDVEPAATLARRFEEAGVDCLVFHPRVAPDKRTRPPVREHIRAIKEAVSIPVLGNGDVVTPSDCLEMLETTGCDGVSVGRMAVARPWLFAEWTGGPVPDEACFRDYALRLADLLDHYFDPIRALKRFRLFTVYFAANFTYGHSLQSRFLGAKSMDEVRDVVREHVKPGMQLVSRPNMNMYNT, from the coding sequence ATGCCGAACGCAGAGAAGAACCGCCTTGCCGACTTGCTGACTCGTCCCCTCTCCATCGCGGGCAGGCCCGTGGCCAACCGGCTCTGGCTGGCGCCCATGGCCGGGCTGACCCACGTGGCCTACCGGGAAGTGCTGGAGGAATACGGCGGGTGCGGGCTGCTCTTCACCGAGATGTGCTCGGCCAAGGGGGTGCCCACCGAGAACAGGAACGTTTCCCCGGTCTTTCGTTGGAGGGACGAGGAGTTGCACCGGCTGGTCTGTCAGGTGGTGGGCGCGGACCCCGGAGAGCTGCTCCCCGCGGTCCGGCGTGTGGAGGACGAAGGCTTTTTCGGCGTGGACATCAACATGGGGTGTTCCGCTCCCGGCATCGTCAAGCGCAATTCGGGTGCGGCCCTGCTGCGTGACCCGGGCGCGGCCCTGGCCGCCGTGGAGGCGGTGCGGCGCGAGGTGTCTATCCCGCTCTTCGTCAAATTTCGCACCGGCTGGACCCGCGATGTGGAACCCGCCGCGACCCTGGCCCGGCGCTTCGAGGAGGCGGGTGTGGACTGCCTGGTCTTCCACCCGCGCGTGGCCCCGGACAAGCGGACCCGCCCCCCGGTCCGGGAGCACATCCGGGCCATAAAGGAGGCGGTCTCCATCCCGGTTCTCGGCAACGGCGACGTGGTCACCCCCTCGGATTGCCTGGAGATGCTGGAGACAACCGGATGCGACGGCGTTTCCGTCGGCCGCATGGCCGTGGCCCGACCCTGGCTCTTTGCCGAGTGGACCGGCGGCCCTGTCCCGGACGAGGCGTGCTTCCGGGACTACGCCCTGCGCCTGGCCGACCTGCTCGACCATTATTTCGATCCGATCCGTGCCCTGAAGCGGTTCAGGCTGTTCACGGTCTATTTCGCGGCCAACTTCACCTACGGGCACTCCCTGCAATCCCGTTTTCTGGGAGCCAAGTCCATGGACGAGGTCCGCGACGTGGTTCGTGAGCACGTCAAACCGGGCATGCAACTGGTGTCGCGGCCCAACATGAACATGTACAATACGTGA